AGCGCGAATGCATCTTTGAGGATCGCAACGAGGCTGAGATCCTTGGCGACCGCATCGAAGGTCGCCTTGGCGCTCGCGGCGGTGCCGCCGGACAGGGTGCCACGCATGTCGCGCACACGGCCCTTGACGCGGGCAGCCGGCGTGCCGAACACCCGCTTGGCTTCCTCCTGCACAAAGAAGGCGCCGAGTTCGAACGGTATCGAGTCGAACCCGCACGAAAACACGATGCGCGCGCCGCTCGCTTTCGCCGCGGCTTCATGCTTGTCGATCATTTGCCGCATCCACAGCGGCTCGCCGCAGAGATCGAAGTAGTCGGTACCCGACGCCACGCAGGCCGCAAGCAGCTCGTTGCCATAAAACTGATACGGGCCGACGGTCGAGATGATCGACTTCGCCTGCCCAACCATCGCCATCAGCGACGCGGGATCGCCAGCATCGGCCACGATCAGCGGCGTATCGGCCGGCGCACCGATCGCGTCGCGGACGGAAGCAAGCTTGTCCTTGCTGCGTCCGGCCATCGCCCATTTCAGACTGGCGCCGCCCTTGTAGTTCGCGGCGAGATATTCGGCGACGAGTTGCCCGGTGAAGCCGGTGGCGCCGTAGACGACGATGTCGAATTTCGACGAAGACATATTCAATTCCTTTTTCTCGTCATTGCCTGCGACAAACGCGAAGCGTTTGTGCAAGAGAGCGCAGCGAAGCAATCCATTCTATCCCGACGTGGAGGCATGAATTGCTTCGCGTCGCTCGCAATGACGGCTTCGGCCGCATTTCGCAAGCCTATTTCTTCGCGTACGAGACACCCATGCCGGCGCGTACGTCGGCCTGGATACCATAGGGCGCGATCGGATAGCGCAGGCCGTTCTTCGCGAGCTGCTTCATGCCTACGATTGCCTTGGCAAGATGCTCAGGCTTGAGCGCCATCAGCATCTCCTCGTCCGGCACGCCGCCATAGCGCCGCTCGGCGAAGCATGGCAGCGACAGGGACGGTTCGCCTGTCTTCAGCGCCCTGCCCCAGGAATCCGCACACGCGGTTTCGCCGACTACGCCCCATTCGAACTTCTTGTAGCCGGTATATTGCAGGCCGTTGATGAGAATAATCATCTGCCCGGGCGTGGCGTAGACCAGACAAATATCCGGCGGGTTGAGCCGGCCGCTGGTGAGCGGGCTCACCGCCATCGCCTGATACCGGCCGAAAGGCACGACATCGAGCGCTTCCTGGCGCTTGCGTGCATCCTCGGCCGTGCCGTGCCAGACGCCGACATAGTTTTCGCCGGCGAGAAATTTTTCGTCCTGCGGCGCCAGCCCGATCACGGCGCGGCATTGCGCGCCGACGAGATCGTCACCGGTGATGCCGACGGTCCAGCCGAGCCGCGAGGCCATGCTGACGATCTGGTCGGTGGTATGCACCGCCGAGGGACGGCGGATTTTGGGGATCGCGGCCATCTCCTCGACGCGCGCGAACATCTTGATGCCGATCACGGTGGTCTTCAGCCGAAGCAGGCTGTTCAGGTCGGCCACCATGCCGGCCAAGTCGAACGTTTCCGGCGGTGTCTGCTGTTGCATGGCATGAACTCCCAGGCGGCGCGCTGAACAAGCGCCTTGCTTCGATTGTAGCCCGGCTGGATGGG
This portion of the Bradyrhizobium sp. AZCC 2262 genome encodes:
- a CDS encoding saccharopine dehydrogenase family protein, with product MSSSKFDIVVYGATGFTGQLVAEYLAANYKGGASLKWAMAGRSKDKLASVRDAIGAPADTPLIVADAGDPASLMAMVGQAKSIISTVGPYQFYGNELLAACVASGTDYFDLCGEPLWMRQMIDKHEAAAKASGARIVFSCGFDSIPFELGAFFVQEEAKRVFGTPAARVKGRVRDMRGTLSGGTAASAKATFDAVAKDLSLVAILKDAFALTPGFKGPKQPPGSKPAYEEDLQSWAAPFMMALINTRNIHRSNMLMGFPYGKEFVYDEMVLTGAGEKGEANAKLVMAANTEKTGPGAPKPGEGPSKEERENGLYDLLYVAIAPDGKQVRASVKGDRDPGYGSTSKMISECAICLLRDTPDVPAGIWTPGAAMQHRLIKRLVDHAGLTFTVEK
- a CDS encoding DUF169 domain-containing protein; translated protein: MQQQTPPETFDLAGMVADLNSLLRLKTTVIGIKMFARVEEMAAIPKIRRPSAVHTTDQIVSMASRLGWTVGITGDDLVGAQCRAVIGLAPQDEKFLAGENYVGVWHGTAEDARKRQEALDVVPFGRYQAMAVSPLTSGRLNPPDICLVYATPGQMIILINGLQYTGYKKFEWGVVGETACADSWGRALKTGEPSLSLPCFAERRYGGVPDEEMLMALKPEHLAKAIVGMKQLAKNGLRYPIAPYGIQADVRAGMGVSYAKK